The DNA window AGTTTTATTGATTTTATCTTTTATAAGTTCAGATAAAAGATGCAATTCTTGCATCCAGCTTGAATCTGTGACGCCCAGGGTGATGGAATTATTGTAGATTTTACAAATCGAAACCTTAGAGACCAGCGAACCCATTATATTGTTCCACTCACTCATTAAAAGGAGCTTCCAGTGTTTTTCGTGTTGTCCTGAGGGAGCAAATTGTGGCAAATAATTTTTTATATGATTCATGGTTTTTTAGATTTGTTAGCTTGCGTAGTTTCAGTCAAGTATATGAAATTTCACAGAAAAGTTTATGGTTTTTTATCAAATTTGATTTCAAGTTATAAATTTTTATGGCTGTGAATTGATATTTTTTGTTAAAAATCTATCAGTTTTTTATTTTTTATCGATCGTTTACCTAGGCATATTGAAAGATGTAGTCGATATAATTAATAATAAATCCTTTCTGTGTTGCGTTTTTATAAGCGAACTTAGTATGCTTGTGGTAAATGGAGGGATTTATATGAAAAATAAATTATTTAGAATTCAAATTATGTCTGTTCTTGCTTTTCTAGCAGTTCAAGGTAGCGTCTATGGCGATTTAGATCATGTCTGTGCCTACTCAAACGAATCTGTTGTAAAATTTCGTGAAAAAATAGCCCCAATCTGTGCCATAGAAAATATTATTGGAAAGTCTAAGGTTGCTTTTAGCTGGCCTGTAGATCTATGTGAGTTTTGGGTGAGTTCTTTGTTTGGGCCTCGTAGGCATCAGGGAATCACAAAACATCATGGCGGGGTTGATATGGCAGCGCTCAAAGGGACTTCGGTTCGAGCATCTGCCAGTGGAACTGTAAAAGTAGTTACGCCAAATGCTCCAGGCTATGGAAATTTAATTGAAATTGTTCATAAAAATGGTTTTATGACGCGTTATGGCCATCTAAATCAGATGCATGCTCAAGTTGGTGATAAAGTGGCAAGGGGCGATTCTATCGCAACAGTTGGCTCAACTGGTAATGCCCGAGGAAAAGACCCTTCGCATCTTCATTTTGAAATATTAAAAGATGGAAAGCGAATTGATCCGTTGCCATATCTTTATTGCTCTGAGATTGAGTTAAAAAAATAAATTAGTGGCGAGGCGCCCATATTTATACCCAAAAGCACCCATGTTTTTGCAAAGTTTGTTAAATTAACTTCTTTTATGTAAGATTGGTTGATTTTGACAATATTTGTGAAATAAATTAAAAAAGTATGGGCTGCTATGAATGTATGGCGATTTTGTTTGTTAGTAGCTTTTTTTGTACAGTTAAAGTTAGAGGCTCAAGAATTACAGATAGTTTCAATGTATGATTTGATGAGGGCCGATAAGTCTATTAAGTTTTTAAGCTGTGATGAAAAAGAGGCTTTTGCATTTAAAGAGTTCCCGCTCAAAGCAAATCCACCATTATTTCAGCCTTCTCAAGGTATGCTTCAAGGGACCTTCGTTCTTACCATTCCTCAAGGTCAAGTTTATTTTCAACCCAAAGACATTGCAGGCATTATTTTAGCAAGCGGGAGCATTGTCGAAGAGATGCTCTGGCCGAGCAAGGAGGCTTTTTTTGGACGACATAAAAAATTTCAATTGCTTGATCTGCCAGAAGATGGTTTTAAGGTTGAAGGTCGAATGGCCGTAATTACCCAAGAAGTTGCGGGTTGTTATGGTCATTGGCTTATTGAAGTGCTTGGTCGGCTAGCCTTGTTGGAAAGATATGGCGTACAATATGACAAATTATATGTTCCACAAAATTATCCATTCCAAAAAGAAAGTTTAGCGCTGTGGGGTATAGATCAAGAAAAAATTATTGATTCTTTTCAAGTGCCTCTTGTCAAGGCTCAAGAGCTTGTAGTTCCGTCTCTTGTTTGCAGAAAGTCTCCAGCTCTTCCAAGAAAGCCTCTTTGCTGTATGTATAGCGTGAAATGGATTGTTGAATATGTTCGCAATAAGTTTTTACCAATTCTTTCGCGGGAGCAAATGGATAAACAATTTAGTAAAAAAATATTTATTTCCCGCAATGACGCTGGATCTCGGCGTGTGATTAATGAAGACGATCTGTTTGCCTTGTTTGAGCCTTTAGGGTTTGAAAGATATTTTTTAACAGAACTGTCTTTTATAGAGCAGGTTGGGCTGTTTGCCAATGCTGAAATTATTATTGGGCCAAGCGGATCAGGTTTGACCAATCTCATATTTTGTAACCCAGGAACATGCATTGTTGAGTTATTTCAAGCTCGTGGAGATTGTACCTTTTTTTATCTGTCACAGCTTATTGGGCTCAAGCATATTTGCCTTCAGAGTATGACATTTAGTCAAGGTGGAGGTTTTTTTGATACAACAATCTCATTGGATATTATTCAAGATTTTATAAAAAATGAAATGAAATTATGATAAAAAGAGTTTGTTTTTTAGTTGTTTTTGCTACAACATTTGTTTTTACAAAAGAATTACCATTAATTTCTTTGTTTGATGCAATTGAGCAAAATAAAAAAATAGAATACATACATTGCTTAGATGGATATCAAAAAACTTTTAAGCCGTTCTCGTTGGTTAACTGGCCTGATTTGCAACCATCAGAGCCGTTTTTTTTACCAACATTTTTCATAAAAATTCCACAAGGCAGAGTGTATTCGCCTCGAGGATATATTTTTTGTAACAATTTGATTATTAAAGATTTTATGTGGAGCAATATTCCTGCGGCAGAGCAAATGAAGAGATTTCATATTGAGACATTAAAAAGCCCAGAATCTATTCCAGGTCGAGTTGCAGTTATTACTCATGATGGTTGGTTTTGTTATTATCATTGGATGACTGAAATCTTAGGGAGATTAGTTTTGTTAGAAGAGTATGGAATAGAGTATGACTGGCTGTATGTAACAACGAGCAAGCCATTCATGAAAGATGTTCTTGCGCTTTGGGGTATAGATGAAAATAAAATAATAACGCCAGATGGTTTGACGAATTATATTCAGGCGGATGAATTGATTGTACCATCACTGGTGAGCACAATATTACCATACGTAGAGCATCCTTTTTCTAGTTATATGCAGCCTTGGATAATTGAACGCATTAGATCAAAGTTGTTACCATTTCTCGATGTAAATAAAAACACCAAGGCTCCTGAAAAAAGAATTTTTATTTCTAGAAAAGATGCTCGCATGCGTAGGGTTCTAAATGAGGATGAAGTGTTTGCTTTATTTGAGCCTTTTGGATTTAAGCGTTATACATTGGATTCGTTATCGCTATTGGAGCAAATGTCTCTTTTTAATCGCGCTGATATTATTGTAGCGTCACATGGTGCAGGGCTTACAAATCTTATTTTTTCCAAACCTGGAACGCGTGTTATAGAATTCTTTCAAGCTCGGCCAGATGCAACATATTGGAACCTGTGTCAGATTTTACGCCTGAATCATACTTGTATTAAAACTGTAGAGTTTGACAAAAATCACAGTATGCGAAATACAGTTGTTCCTCTTGAATGCTTTGATGAAGTTCTAAAAGAGTTCTCGATTTAAGTTTTTTGTTTTTTTAAATTATGATTTTACAGTGAGTTTTGATAAGCTGTAAAGGATTATTATTAATTTTACATTCTGGAAATAAATGAAAAAAGTTTGGATAGCTCCTGGTTGCATTACTTGTGGCCGCTGTGAATTTATAGCGCCAGAGGTTTTTGAAGTGCTCGATGTTGCGTATGTTAAGCAAGATGCAGATGTTTCAAAAAATGAAGAGCTTATAAAAGAAGCTGTAAAAACTTGTCCGGTAAATGTGATTAATTATGACTCTGATGCTAAAAAAGTGTCGAATGAAAATTAAATTTGATTTTCAAAGTGTATTTGTTTACTCTTAAAGAGTAAGCAGGTTTTAATTTAATTAGAAATATAAGCGTAACCTCCATTTCCCCTATCTATGATACTTGTATCTGGGTGGGGGGTTTTATTTTACCCCCAATAAAAGGCGTTTTGCATGAAACGGATCTATCCAGAGCGTAGTTATGGAAAGTTTATCTGTTGCGATGGTCTCAACCATGAATGGTTTGTGCCTGTTGTCAAAACGCTTATTCATTCGATTAAAGTTTGTTTTTTAAATCAATCTTTAAAAGAAGATGTCAAAAAATTTATAACAATCCCCACCTTTAAAACAAGATCACAAGAGCCAATTATTACTTGGCTTGGTCATTCAACGTTTCTTATTCAGGTCGCAGGTAAAAATATTTTAACAGATCCAATTTTTGGATCACTTTCATTTGTATTTCGCAGGCTGGTTCCATCAGTTGTGCAAATTAAAGATCTTCCTGAGATTGATTATGTATTAATTTCTCATAATCATTTTGATCATATGGATAGCAAAACACTCTGTGGATTAAAAGATAGATTTCCACAGATGAAAGTTCTTGTGCCGTCTGGTGATAAAGAATGGTTTGATAGACATTTATTTGAAAATGTTTCTGAGCATATGTGGTGGGATGAAATCGTAGATGATAGTAGCTCTTTAAAAATTACTTTTTTGCCTGCAAATCATTGGTCACAAAGAACATTGTTTGATAAAAATAGATCTTTGTGGGGAAGCTGGATGATTGAGTCTGGTGATTTTAAAGTTTATTTTGCTGGTGACACGAGCTGGGGTGAACATTTTGCTCAGATTGGCAATGAGTTTAAAGATATCGATGTAGCTCTTTTGCCAGTTGCTCCAGGTGAACCTAGATCATGGATGAAAAGTTCTCATATCAATGCACAAGAAGCAGTTAATGCATTTATACATTTAAAAGCAAAAACATTTATTCCAATGCATTGGGGCACGTTTCATCTAGGATTTGATGAGTTTTATGCCCCAATTATACTTTTAAAACAATCATGGAGTGAGCTTCAGGCTGACTTAAAAGATAAAAACTTAAAGATTTTAAAATTTGGTGAAATGATCACTGGATTTCAGCGGCGTATGGCATTTGCAATTAAACAAAGCCTTAAGCAAGTATCTTTATAATCTTTAATTTTTTAAAAATAATTTTTTGATAAATATGCTCTTCCTGAGTCGCCAAAAATTGCTACGGCAAGATCTGTGGGCTTTAAATTTTTAGCGTATGAATGTACCGCATGTGCCACAGCGCCACTACTTGGACCAACTAAAAGTCCGGAGTGATGTGCAAGATTTTTCATCATATCAATCCCTTGATCATCAGTTGCTGTAATAAATTGATCGATTACAGAATTATCCAAAACTAAAGACTCAGAATCAACACCAATCCCTTCAAGTTTATAAGGCTTTGGATTTCCATTTGTTGAGCGATATGAGTTCGTAGCATCAACGCCAATAACTTGTATATCAGGATTCATTTCTTTTAAATATTTTCCAGCACCACTGACCGTTCCGCCAGTTCCTGCAGCTGCAAAAAAGTGTGTTACTTTTCCGTTTGTTTGATTCCAAATTTCAGGTCCAAGATCGTGATAATGAGCAACGCTGTTAAGAGGATTGCAATATTGATTTGGCATATATGAATTTGGAGTTTCGCGTTGAAGTTTTAGCGCTTGTGCATGGTAACTATTTGGATCTTCTAGGCTGTCTGTTGGCGCAAAAGTAAGTACAGTTGCACCGAGCGCTCTGATTGAACCAATTTTTTCTTGGCTATGTTTTTGAGTAGAGCAAATTATAACTTTATAGCCTTTAATAGCTCCAATCATTGCAAGAGAAATGCCATGATTTCCAGAAGATGCGTCAATTATTGTCATTCCTGGCTTTAAAAGGCCTTGCTGTTCTGCCCACTCTACCATGTATTTTGCCGAACGATCTTTAATGCTTCCACCAGGGTTTAAATATTCTAGTTTTGCAAAAATATTTGTAGGGAATTCTTCAAATATTTTTACAAGCTTTGTGTCGCCAATTGAGTGAAGCAGAGTTTTCAAGATAGTTCCTTGTAGGTTTTAGGTGCAAAAATTAATAAAGTAACAACATTAAAGAAATGATTAGTCCGTAAATAGCAAAAGAATCAATCAACGCTAAGGCTAGCATCGTAATTTTTGAAATAGAAGGATATTGCTCAACATTTAGAGCGATTTGTTTGCATGCAGTAGCTCCAATTCTTCCTGTGTTCATTCCAGGAGAAATAGTACTTAGGCCAATACATAAAGCTGCAGAAATAAATTGCCAGCCTTGTAAATTGGAAAAAGGAGAAATTTTTTGTGCAAAAATCATAAGAGATATGAGTAAAGAAAAAATTACTGGAGTTTCTATTATTGCTTCACAAATAAAAGTAAATGTTAAAATCTTGTTATAAGATTTCTTATTTGTTCCAAGTGCTGTGCACGCAGCAAAGACAAAAGTTGCTAGTCCAATTGAAGGTCCTATGCAGCCAAGGCCAATGCTTATTCCGCTAGCAAGAAGTTGCATGGCTTGGTTAAACGTATGCACATAAGGAACCTGACTTTTGATCATGAGCCCAACGATCAATCCAAAAATATTTGGCGCCATGATTAGAGTTTGCGTGATCAGCATAATGTTTAATAATTTAGATTGTAAAAAAGGCTGCCTAGCAAGGCTGGTGCAGCTTGCAATCGCAGGAAAAGATGAAGCTATGCCTGCGCAGAATCCTGAAATGCCAACGGCAAAAGCAATACCGGTAACTCCAAAAGAAGCAAAATATGGATTTGCGATAGGAGCTGTGTCGGTGATTAATAAAATAGACATGATAGTACCCATCAATGCCGCTGTTTCTGTTATCGCAATTCCAATGACACACATTTTAAAAATGTTTTGCGAGGATGCTGGCTGCGTATGCATAGCAATTAAGGCTTGTTTGCCGATAAGCCCTTGGCCAATGCTTGTACCAATTGAAGCAAGAACCACAGGGATCATAGAAATTAATATGTAGTATAAATCATGCATAAGTTATCTTTACGGAATTATATTTATTGGTGAGCTGTTTTCGTCGTCTTCTGGTGTTATTGCCATTGAAAGATATGTAATGGTAAGCATAGTAAAAACAAATGCCTGAATAATACCCTCGAAAATACCAAATAATAAAAGCATTAAAATGTTTATTCCGGTAAGTAAGCCAATAGTTTGTGCAATAACTGAACCAGAAAGAATTCCAGAATATAAAGAACTTATGATGCATCCGCCAAAAATATTTCCAAAAAGTCTAAACGACATTGAAAGCACTGAGGATAGTGCGCTGATGATGTGTAATGGAAACATGAGAGCAAATGGTTCAAAATAATGCATAATATAATGCTTGAGCCCCTTTGCTTTGATCGAATGAATATGAACATAAAAAAATACAACGAGCCCAAGGGCAAAAGTTGTATTTAAGTCTTCTGTTGGTTCTTTTAACCAAGGAATAACTTGTATGGTGTTACAAAGTAAAATAAAAGTAAAAATTGAGCAAACAAGCACAAGATGGTTTTCTGGGCATGAATTTAAAGACTGAGATAGAAGCTCTTGAAACGCTTTTACATATTGTAAAACAATGTTTCTTACCAGGCTGTTTTCGTTTTGTAAGCATCTAAAGATATAAAGACTTACGATAAAAATTAAGCCTAAAATAATCCAAGTGGTAATGAGCGTGTCTGGTTTTAGTGTCCAGAATTCTCCAGACAGATTAAACCTAGCAAAAGGCTTCCATACATGTTCAGTTAAAGTATTATGATTCTGCATAATTATCTCTTTAAAATAGTGCAGTTAGCTATGACTTGTAAGCAATTATTCCTACCGTGCTTAGGTAAGAGGATACAAATAATAGAGCCATAAGTATAGAGTTGCTTGCAACAAATGCAAAGATGGCATAAAAAAATAGAAGCAGCAAAAAAAAGCGCATCATATTAAATAAAAAATCATGTAACGCATTCCCATTTACAAGAAGATGCATTTTCCCAAAATAAAATATAAGCCCGTAAACAATACCGCAAACAATAGAAAGACTTATTTGATAAAGTAAAATCATAAATTATCACTAATCATTTGGTTATTTAATTTTTTTAAATTGTACGAAGGCGTTGATTCTATTTTCTTTTGTAGTTCGAGGTACTGACTTATAATTGCTTGAGATCCTGTAATAACAATGAGATTTTCTTGATTGTTATCTGAAAGATTAGCAGATGATTGTTTCGGTTCATTTATAGATTGAAAAACGCTGTTAATTGCTGAGATGAGATCTTGGCTTTCGACCGCTTTTATTTTTGCAGCAACTGCAGCATTCATTGCCTCTTTAATATTAAAAGAAGTTCCTTTTTCTTCGCCAATTTCATTTGAAATAGGCAACAAACCTACAATTTGTATATTTTTTTTAAAATAGGATCTCATAAGCTTTATGAGCCCTTCAGGACTATACCGACCTTTAATTCCTCCAACAATAAATGAAATACTTTTGAAATTGTTTTTGTAATTTAAAAGTCTAATGCCTAAAAACAAGTTGTTAAAATCATCAATGTTGTCAGCGCAATCAAGTAAAACAGAAGTGTCGTCTTTGGTGATTGCTTGAAACTTGTTTGGAATATTGTTGTTGATTGATTTCCAAAAATCAATTGAAGAAAGGTGTAAGTTTTTAATTTTTTTATTTTTTAAAGAATCATCTGTTATTTTGTAATAGATCATTTTACTGTTTTTTAAAGGCCTTGATGCTTTAAAAACATTTGCATTATCTTTGCTTGTAGATTCTTTCTGACAATATTGCTCTGTGTATGTTTGTACAATTCTATCAGCTAGGGCAGCATATCTACCAGATAATTGTTCAAATGGGTAACTAAGTGGGGCGACTTTTCTAATTGACATGGTCCAAACACCATTTTTTTGTTTTGTTTTTTCAGCTATTGTTTTCAGGCTCAATTTGTTTTGATCTGAAGAAATAACGTATGTTTTTTTGGCAATGTTATTGATGATGTTATCAATTATTAAATCGATGCTTGAAGTTTCAATCACGGAGTCTTTTAAGTCTGATGTTTGTTTTGTGTCCAATTCTGTGATCTTGGGTATGGCAAGAATAATTGGAGAGCAAATAGATACAGGGTCTTTGTTTATTAAATCGTCTTGTGCAAAAATTGCTAATTCAACTTTTTTTTCAGTAAAAAGAATGAGAGCCATTGCGGTTAAAATATCTTTGCTAGAGGCTTTTAAGTTTAGATTTTTAGTTATTTGTAAAACTTGATTTGCCAGTTGGATAAACTCTTCGTCTGAAATTGCTTGTCCGTTAATCTTGAAACGCTCATTGTATGATATAAAATGAGGCGATGAAAAAGATCCAACCGCTATGTTTTTAGAGCCGAGAATTTCTTCAAGATAATGAATTGTGGTGCTTTTTCCATTCGTGCCAGCAATAATAATAGAAGATAATTTTAAGGAAAGATTTCCAAGAGCTTGATTTAAAGCTTGAATTACTTGGTGAGGAGTGTTGTGCCAGTTATCGTCTAGATATTTGATAATTTCTTGATATTGTTTTTCTGCGTATGGCAATGGATCATTTTGTGTTTGTTGAATTAAATTTTTAATGGACATTTTGAGGTTCTCCGTTGCATCAAGCCTTTATTTTTATAAAAAACAAAACAAAATATTTTCTATACACTATAGTTTTACAGGCTTAAAAGTCAATCTTGAATAGTAAAAGTAGTTTGGAAACAAGGAGTTTTTAAAAATGATTTATTGGAATCAGCAAGTTAGTATATCTATGCTTCAAGCAGCGTTAGACAAAGATGAAGTTCTCCTTGTATCTGGCGATACAGTGCTTGGCCTATGTGCAAGGCTTACTCAAAAATCCTTTGATAAAATTAATGAAATAAAACAACGATCCCGAAAGCCTTATTTAATACTTGTTTCGTCGGCAGATAAATTGAATTATTTTATCGATCAAGAGCTTTCTGAAAAATTAAAAACATTAATAAAAACATGTTGGCCAGGTCCAGTGACCCTTGTTTTTAAAGCTAAGCCAAGCCTAGAGTCTTGGATGATAAGTGAAGAAGGTACGATTGCTATTCGAGTGCCAGATCATGTTGGCCTACTAAAGCTTTTATCTGATTATGATGGTTTGTTTTCTACAAGCGCTAATATTTCATCAAAGCCTATCCCAGCCTCAATTAAATCAGTTGATCCTGAAATTTTACGCAATATTGGAGCTGTTTGCATCGACCAAGGGGATGATACCGAGCCGCAAAGTCCGTCAACTATTTTAGATTGTTCAACTGGCGAAATTCAAGTTTTAAGGCCCGGAGTTTTTTCGGTTGAGACTTTGCAGAGCATTATTGGATAACATCCTTTGAAAAACTATTGATTCTTCTTTTTGCGCAGGAGTATCCTTTTGCTAATTATAATAAAAAACAAAGGGGTAATTATGGTTTTTCAAAAAAATACATTTTTGATTTTATTAAGCATGGCTCAAGGAAATATTTTTTCAGCTCCATTGATTCAAAAAATTAGTAATCAAAGTAGCTTTGGTTTTTTAGTGCTTAACCATAGTGATGTCTCGAGCTGTTCATTGCAGGGTAAAGATATTGTTATTGATGCCCATTCTATTTACAATCAGTCTTTTTTGTTAGAGTTTGGCCATCCAGGGCTGATTTTAAGACCTGTCTATTATTTGGATTTGAAAACGAATGAAAAAATAAGCTTAATCGATGATGATAATAATTTTGTACCAGAAAAAATTCAAGAAGCTTTTATGGCCTGGAAAAAAAATGTTGGATCTAAAAAAAGACAGCCTGCGCAGATGTGGTTTGAAAAATGGGTCGGTAAAGATTTAATTATTACGCCACATACCGTTTCAATTTTTGGTTATTTAAATAACTGGTCTAGGGTTGTAGTTAAAAATAATAATAATCATCATCATGAATGGATAAAGTTTGCAAAAGGTATTTTTTCAAAAGAAATTCTTGAATTAGATATTGATCAAACTAAGCATAAAGGCGTTTTTGCTTTGGTTAAAACATTACACGGAGAAGGTGGCGTTTGCATTGAGGGAACCGTGGAAAGAATCTAACTTTTTTTATAAAGTTGTATGCGATGCAATGTATGAAAATATCAACGACTGAAATGTTACAAAAAACATAGCTGCGACAGCCAGAAACAAGCCAAAAGGGACAACTGGAATGGTTTTTTTACTATGTAGCATGTATCCGCATCCAATCACAGTGCCAAGCGTTGATCCGACTAAAATGGTTATCCATAGTCCAACCAGTCCTACAAAAGATCCAATAAAAGCTAAAAGGTCTAAGTCGCCTTGGCCAAGTCCGTCATGTTTTTTGATCATGTAAAAAATTTTATTAATGATCCATAAAAAAGCATATCCAGCAATCGCGCTTATCGTGCTTTCAAGTGGGTCAATTGCGGTAAGGCCTAGAAAACTTAGAGCGATT is part of the Candidatus Dependentiae bacterium genome and encodes:
- a CDS encoding DUF721 domain-containing protein, with product MNHIKNYLPQFAPSGQHEKHWKLLLMSEWNNIMGSLVSKVSICKIYNNSITLGVTDSSWMQELHLLSELIKDKINKTLGQPRIELIRFKYVSEHAAGTPKKQFTAQACNKEKVLTEREKQALQDIKDPELSQALLGFLQLCHKFS
- a CDS encoding glycosyltransferase family 61 protein, with amino-acid sequence MNVWRFCLLVAFFVQLKLEAQELQIVSMYDLMRADKSIKFLSCDEKEAFAFKEFPLKANPPLFQPSQGMLQGTFVLTIPQGQVYFQPKDIAGIILASGSIVEEMLWPSKEAFFGRHKKFQLLDLPEDGFKVEGRMAVITQEVAGCYGHWLIEVLGRLALLERYGVQYDKLYVPQNYPFQKESLALWGIDQEKIIDSFQVPLVKAQELVVPSLVCRKSPALPRKPLCCMYSVKWIVEYVRNKFLPILSREQMDKQFSKKIFISRNDAGSRRVINEDDLFALFEPLGFERYFLTELSFIEQVGLFANAEIIIGPSGSGLTNLIFCNPGTCIVELFQARGDCTFFYLSQLIGLKHICLQSMTFSQGGGFFDTTISLDIIQDFIKNEMKL
- a CDS encoding M23 family metallopeptidase → MKNKLFRIQIMSVLAFLAVQGSVYGDLDHVCAYSNESVVKFREKIAPICAIENIIGKSKVAFSWPVDLCEFWVSSLFGPRRHQGITKHHGGVDMAALKGTSVRASASGTVKVVTPNAPGYGNLIEIVHKNGFMTRYGHLNQMHAQVGDKVARGDSIATVGSTGNARGKDPSHLHFEILKDGKRIDPLPYLYCSEIELKK
- the atpB gene encoding F0F1 ATP synthase subunit A encodes the protein MQNHNTLTEHVWKPFARFNLSGEFWTLKPDTLITTWIILGLIFIVSLYIFRCLQNENSLVRNIVLQYVKAFQELLSQSLNSCPENHLVLVCSIFTFILLCNTIQVIPWLKEPTEDLNTTFALGLVVFFYVHIHSIKAKGLKHYIMHYFEPFALMFPLHIISALSSVLSMSFRLFGNIFGGCIISSLYSGILSGSVIAQTIGLLTGINILMLLLFGIFEGIIQAFVFTMLTITYLSMAITPEDDENSSPINIIP
- a CDS encoding ferredoxin codes for the protein MKKVWIAPGCITCGRCEFIAPEVFEVLDVAYVKQDADVSKNEELIKEAVKTCPVNVINYDSDAKKVSNEN
- a CDS encoding L-threonylcarbamoyladenylate synthase produces the protein MIYWNQQVSISMLQAALDKDEVLLVSGDTVLGLCARLTQKSFDKINEIKQRSRKPYLILVSSADKLNYFIDQELSEKLKTLIKTCWPGPVTLVFKAKPSLESWMISEEGTIAIRVPDHVGLLKLLSDYDGLFSTSANISSKPIPASIKSVDPEILRNIGAVCIDQGDDTEPQSPSTILDCSTGEIQVLRPGVFSVETLQSIIG
- a CDS encoding cysteine synthase family protein; its protein translation is MKTLLHSIGDTKLVKIFEEFPTNIFAKLEYLNPGGSIKDRSAKYMVEWAEQQGLLKPGMTIIDASSGNHGISLAMIGAIKGYKVIICSTQKHSQEKIGSIRALGATVLTFAPTDSLEDPNSYHAQALKLQRETPNSYMPNQYCNPLNSVAHYHDLGPEIWNQTNGKVTHFFAAAGTGGTVSGAGKYLKEMNPDIQVIGVDATNSYRSTNGNPKPYKLEGIGVDSESLVLDNSVIDQFITATDDQGIDMMKNLAHHSGLLVGPSSGAVAHAVHSYAKNLKPTDLAVAIFGDSGRAYLSKNYF
- a CDS encoding ATP synthase F0 subunit C, encoding MHDLYYILISMIPVVLASIGTSIGQGLIGKQALIAMHTQPASSQNIFKMCVIGIAITETAALMGTIMSILLITDTAPIANPYFASFGVTGIAFAVGISGFCAGIASSFPAIASCTSLARQPFLQSKLLNIMLITQTLIMAPNIFGLIVGLMIKSQVPYVHTFNQAMQLLASGISIGLGCIGPSIGLATFVFAACTALGTNKKSYNKILTFTFICEAIIETPVIFSLLISLMIFAQKISPFSNLQGWQFISAALCIGLSTISPGMNTGRIGATACKQIALNVEQYPSISKITMLALALIDSFAIYGLIISLMLLLY
- a CDS encoding MBL fold metallo-hydrolase; protein product: MKRIYPERSYGKFICCDGLNHEWFVPVVKTLIHSIKVCFLNQSLKEDVKKFITIPTFKTRSQEPIITWLGHSTFLIQVAGKNILTDPIFGSLSFVFRRLVPSVVQIKDLPEIDYVLISHNHFDHMDSKTLCGLKDRFPQMKVLVPSGDKEWFDRHLFENVSEHMWWDEIVDDSSSLKITFLPANHWSQRTLFDKNRSLWGSWMIESGDFKVYFAGDTSWGEHFAQIGNEFKDIDVALLPVAPGEPRSWMKSSHINAQEAVNAFIHLKAKTFIPMHWGTFHLGFDEFYAPIILLKQSWSELQADLKDKNLKILKFGEMITGFQRRMAFAIKQSLKQVSL
- a CDS encoding glycosyltransferase family 61 protein yields the protein MIKRVCFLVVFATTFVFTKELPLISLFDAIEQNKKIEYIHCLDGYQKTFKPFSLVNWPDLQPSEPFFLPTFFIKIPQGRVYSPRGYIFCNNLIIKDFMWSNIPAAEQMKRFHIETLKSPESIPGRVAVITHDGWFCYYHWMTEILGRLVLLEEYGIEYDWLYVTTSKPFMKDVLALWGIDENKIITPDGLTNYIQADELIVPSLVSTILPYVEHPFSSYMQPWIIERIRSKLLPFLDVNKNTKAPEKRIFISRKDARMRRVLNEDEVFALFEPFGFKRYTLDSLSLLEQMSLFNRADIIVASHGAGLTNLIFSKPGTRVIEFFQARPDATYWNLCQILRLNHTCIKTVEFDKNHSMRNTVVPLECFDEVLKEFSI